Proteins encoded together in one Lathamus discolor isolate bLatDis1 chromosome 3, bLatDis1.hap1, whole genome shotgun sequence window:
- the FHIP2A gene encoding FHF complex subunit HOOK interacting protein 2A isoform X2, whose amino-acid sequence MFSKFTSILQHAVEALAPSLPLQEDFVYHWKAITHYYIETSDDKAPVTDTNIPSHLEQMLDILVQEENERESGETGPCMEYLLHHKILETLYTLGKADCPPGMKQQVLAFYTKLLGRIRQPLLPHINVHRPVQKLIRLCGEVLATPTENEEIQFLCIVCAKLKQDPYLVNFFLENKLKAMASKGSADVITEDMIRGQDSSTTDMGQPIQPEEMPSAAGVEQMEKEDDLPQQADELSFSLDELNVASSPESSTIGPNQDYNLVNSLLNLTKSPDGRIAVKACEGLMLLVSLPEPAAAKCLTQSTCLCELLTDRLATLYKALPQSLDPLDIETVEAINWGLDSYSHKEDASAFPGKRALISFLSWFDYCDQLIKEAQKTAAVAMAKAVRERFFIDVMEPQLMQTSEIGILTSTALLHRIVRQVTSDVLLQETVYFILGEHREPETLTDINRHPLRHRLIEHCDHISDEISIMTLRMFEHLLQKPSEHILYNLVLRNLEERNYIEYKPFCQEDKDVVENGQIAGAVDLEEDPLFTDLSPDNTLSTQEWLSPSPPVSPEHQKNDGKTEVHKIVNSFLCLVPDEAKSSYHVEGTGYDTYLRDAHRQFRDYCVICLRWEWPGSPRPLEKCNLEASFFEGHFLKVLFERMGRILDQVVGDLMVRIQRIPDFTPKLLLVRKRLLGLEPEGPIIDHMTLLEGVIVLEEFCKELAAIAFVKYHASSTP is encoded by the exons cTCGCACCTTCGCTTCCATTACAAGAGGATTTTGTTTACCACTGGAAAGCAATCACCCATTACTACATAGAGACATCag ATGACAAAGCTCCTGTGACCGATACCAATATTCCTTCTCACTTGGAACAGATGTTGGATATTCTAgttcaagaagaaaatgagagggAATCGGGTGAAACAGGACCATGTATGGAATATTTGCTGCATCACAAGATTTTGGAGACACTCTACACATTAGGAAAAGCTGAT TGCCCTCCAGGAATGAAACAGCAAGTTTTGGCTTTTTATACAAAACTCCTTGGAAGAATACGGCAACCTCTTCTTCCCCACATAAACGTGCACAGGCCAGTGCAG AAATTAATCAGGCTGTGTGGTGAAGTTCTGGCAACAccaacagaaaatgaagaaattcagTTTCTCTGTATAGTATGTGCAAAGCTGAAACAGGATCCATACCTGGTCAACTTCTTCCTTGAG AATAAGTTAAAAGCAATGGCTTCCAAAGGATCAGCAGATGTAATCACAGAGGACATGATAAGAGGACAAGACTCTTCGACAACAGACATGGGACAGCCcattcagcctgaagaaatgcccagtgctgctggtgtggAGCAAATGGAGAAGGAAGATGATCTCCCACAACAGGCAGATGAGCTCTCTTTCAGTCTGGATGAACTAAATGTTGCGTCATCACCTGAGTCTTCCACTATTGGTCCAAATCAAGACTATAATTTAGTGAATTCTCTGCTAAATCTCACTAAAAGTCCT GACGGCCGGATAGCAGTAAAGGCCTGTGAGGGCCTCATGCTTTTGGTGAGTTTGCCAGAACCAGCAGCTGCCAAGTGCCTGACTCAAAGCACTTGTTTATGTGAACTGTTGACAGACAGGCTGGCCACCCTCTACAAAGCCCTGCCTCAGTCGCTGGATCCCTTAGACATCGAGACAGTGGAGGCAATTAACTGGGg TTTGGATTCCTATAGCCACAAAGAAGATGCATCTGCTTTTCCAGGGAAAAGAGCGttgatttcatttctttcatggTTTGACTACTGTGATCAACTCATCAAAGAAGCACAAAAG actgctgctgttgctATGGCAAAAGCTGTGCGGGAACGATTTTTCATTGATGTTATGGAACCCCAGCTGATGCAAAC GTCAGAGATCGGAATCCTCACATCAACTGCACTATTGCATCGCATTGTTCGTCAGGTGACTTCAGATGTCCTGCTGCAGGAAACAGTTTATTTTATACTTGGAGAACACAGAGAGCCAGAAACTTTGACAGACATCAACAGACATCCATTGCGACACAGGTTAATCGAACACTGTGATCATATATCTGACGAG ATCAGCATAATGACTTTACGAATGTTTGAGCACCTTTTGCAAAAGCCCAGTGAGCACATTCTTTATAATTTGGTTCTGAGAAATTTAGAAGAAAGAAACTACATAGAATACAAGCCTTTCTGTCAAGAAGATAAAGACGTGGTAGAGAATGGACAGATTGCAGGAGCAGT AGACCTAGAGGAAGATCCGTTATTTACTGACCTGTCTCCAGATAACACATTGTCAACGCAGGAGTGGCTCAGTCCTTCTCCACCTGTCAGTCCAGAACATCAAAAAAATGATGGGAAGACTGAAGTTCATAAAATTGTAAATAG tttCCTCTGTCTCGTACCCGATGAAGCCAAGTCATCATACCACGTGGAGGGTACAGGTTATGATACTTACCTCAGAGATGCCCACAGACAA TTCCGGGATTATTGTGTCATCTGTTTACGGTGGGAGTGGCCTGGATCTCCCAGACCTTTGGAAAAGTGCAATTTAGAAGCATCATTTTTTGAAGGACACTTTTTGAAAGTCCTGTTTGAAAGAATGGGCAGAATTCTTGACCAG GTCGTTGGGGACCTCATGGTTAGAATCCAGCGCATCCCGGATTTCACTCCCAAACTTCTGCTGGTCAGAAAACGCCTGCTGGGCTTGGAGCCAGAAGGGCCCAT cattGACCACATGACGTTACTAGAGGGCGTGATTGTGCTGGAAGAGTTCTGCAAAGAGCTGGCAGCAATTGCATTTGTGAAGTATCATGCCTCATCTACACCATAA
- the FHIP2A gene encoding FHF complex subunit HOOK interacting protein 2A isoform X1, translated as MFSKFTSILQHAVEALAPSLPLQEDFVYHWKAITHYYIETSDDKAPVTDTNIPSHLEQMLDILVQEENERESGETGPCMEYLLHHKILETLYTLGKADCPPGMKQQVLAFYTKLLGRIRQPLLPHINVHRPVQKLIRLCGEVLATPTENEEIQFLCIVCAKLKQDPYLVNFFLENKLKAMASKGSADVITEDMIRGQDSSTTDMGQPIQPEEMPSAAGVEQMEKEDDLPQQADELSFSLDELNVASSPESSTIGPNQDYNLVNSLLNLTKSPDGRIAVKACEGLMLLVSLPEPAAAKCLTQSTCLCELLTDRLATLYKALPQSLDPLDIETVEAINWGLDSYSHKEDASAFPGKRALISFLSWFDYCDQLIKEAQKTAAVAMAKAVRERFFIDVMEPQLMQTSEIGILTSTALLHRIVRQVTSDVLLQETVYFILGEHREPETLTDINRHPLRHRLIEHCDHISDEISIMTLRMFEHLLQKPSEHILYNLVLRNLEERNYIEYKPFCQEDKDVVENGQIAGAVDLEEDPLFTDLSPDNTLSTQEWLSPSPPVSPEHQKNDGKTEVHKIVNSFLCLVPDEAKSSYHVEGTGYDTYLRDAHRQFRDYCVICLRWEWPGSPRPLEKCNLEASFFEGHFLKVLFERMGRILDQPYDVNLQVTSVLSKLALFPHPHIHEYLLDPYVNLASGCRSLFSVIVRVVGDLMVRIQRIPDFTPKLLLVRKRLLGLEPEGPIIDHMTLLEGVIVLEEFCKELAAIAFVKYHASSTP; from the exons cTCGCACCTTCGCTTCCATTACAAGAGGATTTTGTTTACCACTGGAAAGCAATCACCCATTACTACATAGAGACATCag ATGACAAAGCTCCTGTGACCGATACCAATATTCCTTCTCACTTGGAACAGATGTTGGATATTCTAgttcaagaagaaaatgagagggAATCGGGTGAAACAGGACCATGTATGGAATATTTGCTGCATCACAAGATTTTGGAGACACTCTACACATTAGGAAAAGCTGAT TGCCCTCCAGGAATGAAACAGCAAGTTTTGGCTTTTTATACAAAACTCCTTGGAAGAATACGGCAACCTCTTCTTCCCCACATAAACGTGCACAGGCCAGTGCAG AAATTAATCAGGCTGTGTGGTGAAGTTCTGGCAACAccaacagaaaatgaagaaattcagTTTCTCTGTATAGTATGTGCAAAGCTGAAACAGGATCCATACCTGGTCAACTTCTTCCTTGAG AATAAGTTAAAAGCAATGGCTTCCAAAGGATCAGCAGATGTAATCACAGAGGACATGATAAGAGGACAAGACTCTTCGACAACAGACATGGGACAGCCcattcagcctgaagaaatgcccagtgctgctggtgtggAGCAAATGGAGAAGGAAGATGATCTCCCACAACAGGCAGATGAGCTCTCTTTCAGTCTGGATGAACTAAATGTTGCGTCATCACCTGAGTCTTCCACTATTGGTCCAAATCAAGACTATAATTTAGTGAATTCTCTGCTAAATCTCACTAAAAGTCCT GACGGCCGGATAGCAGTAAAGGCCTGTGAGGGCCTCATGCTTTTGGTGAGTTTGCCAGAACCAGCAGCTGCCAAGTGCCTGACTCAAAGCACTTGTTTATGTGAACTGTTGACAGACAGGCTGGCCACCCTCTACAAAGCCCTGCCTCAGTCGCTGGATCCCTTAGACATCGAGACAGTGGAGGCAATTAACTGGGg TTTGGATTCCTATAGCCACAAAGAAGATGCATCTGCTTTTCCAGGGAAAAGAGCGttgatttcatttctttcatggTTTGACTACTGTGATCAACTCATCAAAGAAGCACAAAAG actgctgctgttgctATGGCAAAAGCTGTGCGGGAACGATTTTTCATTGATGTTATGGAACCCCAGCTGATGCAAAC GTCAGAGATCGGAATCCTCACATCAACTGCACTATTGCATCGCATTGTTCGTCAGGTGACTTCAGATGTCCTGCTGCAGGAAACAGTTTATTTTATACTTGGAGAACACAGAGAGCCAGAAACTTTGACAGACATCAACAGACATCCATTGCGACACAGGTTAATCGAACACTGTGATCATATATCTGACGAG ATCAGCATAATGACTTTACGAATGTTTGAGCACCTTTTGCAAAAGCCCAGTGAGCACATTCTTTATAATTTGGTTCTGAGAAATTTAGAAGAAAGAAACTACATAGAATACAAGCCTTTCTGTCAAGAAGATAAAGACGTGGTAGAGAATGGACAGATTGCAGGAGCAGT AGACCTAGAGGAAGATCCGTTATTTACTGACCTGTCTCCAGATAACACATTGTCAACGCAGGAGTGGCTCAGTCCTTCTCCACCTGTCAGTCCAGAACATCAAAAAAATGATGGGAAGACTGAAGTTCATAAAATTGTAAATAG tttCCTCTGTCTCGTACCCGATGAAGCCAAGTCATCATACCACGTGGAGGGTACAGGTTATGATACTTACCTCAGAGATGCCCACAGACAA TTCCGGGATTATTGTGTCATCTGTTTACGGTGGGAGTGGCCTGGATCTCCCAGACCTTTGGAAAAGTGCAATTTAGAAGCATCATTTTTTGAAGGACACTTTTTGAAAGTCCTGTTTGAAAGAATGGGCAGAATTCTTGACCAG CCCTATGATGTAAATTTACAAGTTACTTCAGTgttgtccaaactggccttgttTCCCCATCCTCATATCCATGAATACCTTTTGGATCCCTATGTAAACCTAGCTTCTGGCTGCAGGTCTCTCTTCTCAGTTATTGTCAGG GTCGTTGGGGACCTCATGGTTAGAATCCAGCGCATCCCGGATTTCACTCCCAAACTTCTGCTGGTCAGAAAACGCCTGCTGGGCTTGGAGCCAGAAGGGCCCAT cattGACCACATGACGTTACTAGAGGGCGTGATTGTGCTGGAAGAGTTCTGCAAAGAGCTGGCAGCAATTGCATTTGTGAAGTATCATGCCTCATCTACACCATAA